The genomic segment GGTGGGCGACACAGCCTATTGCGACTGGCCAGTGGCGGCGCGCAAGCTCCCGAAGGTAGGCGATGTTAACATCTCCATCGAAAAGGTGATCGCGCTGCGCCCGGACCTGATCCTCGCGAGCGCATCGGCCAGTCGGCGCGCCATCGCGGCGCTTGAGCGCGTACGCGGATACCGGAGCCGCGTCTTCGCGATCGACCCCCAGAACTTCACAGAGCTCTACGGCGCCATCGAGTCGATCGGGGCGATCACGGATAGGGCCGGTGCCGCCCGGCGGCTGGTGAGCCGTATGCGGGCCGGCGTGACTGCGGTGCACCGCGCGGCGCTGCGCGATGCCACGCGCCCACGCGTCCTCGTGGTGGTTCAGACGAAGCCGCTCTGGGTGGTGGGATCCCACAACTTCATGGACGACATCGTGACGCTCGCCGGCGGAATCAACGTTGGGCGCGGCTCCGGCAAGGGATTCCACCCCTTCTCATTGGAGCGTGTGATCGCGGCCAGGCCCGACGTCCTCCTGGTCGGCGCCGACAGCGCCGCCACCATCCGCTCGTCCCCCGCCTGGCGCGCCGTTCGCGCCGTGCGGCGCGACGCCGTGCATACGGCCGGCATGGACGACTTCGGCCGGCCCTCGCCGCGGCTCGTGGAGGCGCTGCTTGCCGTGGCTCGTGCGCTCCACCCAGGCGCCTTTCGGCGTTGAACGCCGCGCGCGCCGAGCGCGCCCCACTGCGGAGGCCGGCGCGTCACGTCCCGTGGCCACTGGCCGCCGCGGTCGTGTCGGTGGTGCTCGTCGTTCTCTTGTTGCTCGGAGCCGCCCTCGGTCCGGAGGGCGTCAACGTCCCGGGACGACAGGTGGCCCTGGTGGTCACAAGTCACGTTCCGGGAGTGCGCGCCTGGGTGCGTGGCGTCCCGACGCCGGAGGCGGAAGCCATCGTCTGGCAGGTGCGTCTGCCGCGCGCGGCAAGCGCCGCGCTCGTCGGCGCCCTGCTCGGCATGGCCGGCGTCGCCCTGCAGGGCCTGCTGATGAACCCGCTGGCGGACCCCTACACGGTCGGCGTCTCGTCGGGTGCCGCCGTCGGCGCTGCCCTCGCGGAGGTGACCGGCTTCGCTGCCCTGTGGCTGGGCTTCGGCGGCGTGGGCGTGGCGTTCGCCACCGCGCTTGCGGCGGTCACGCTGGTCTACGCGCTGGCCCGAATCGGCGGCCGCGTGTCGGTGCACACGTTCCTGCTTGCCGGCGTGGTCGTCGGCACCTTCCTGTGGTCACTCATTCCCCTCCTGATGGTCCTCGCCGATCGCGCCGAGGACCTCCAGCGTGTCTTCTTCTACCTGATCGGCACGCTGCAGGGCGCGGACTGGCTGCGCGTCGGCATGCTGGCGCCGTTCGCCGCCGCCTCCGCGCTGCTGCTAGGCCTGTGGTCCCGCGACCTGAACCTGATGACGCTCGGCGAGGAGACGGCGCTGCACCTGGGCGTGTCGGTGGAGTCCTTCAAGCGAAGGGTGCTGCTCGTCGGGTCGCTGGCCACCGCGGCGGCGGTGTCGGTTGCCGGCATCATCGGTTTCGTGGGTCTGGTGGTGCCCCACGTCGCGCGACGGGTCGTGGGGCCCGACCATCGGGCGCTGATGCCCGTGGCGGCCCTGCTTGGCGCGGCCCTGCTCGTCGCTGCCGACATGCTCGTGCGCGTGTGGCTCAACGACATGCCGGTGGGGGTGGTCACGGCGATCCTTGGCGCGCCGGTCTTCTGCCTGCTGCTGCGACGTGGGCGCGTCGCAGCCTGGTAGGGCGCTACCCGCCGCGTGCCGCCGCGGCCACACAGACCGACCGTGCCCCCGCGTTGCTGAGCGCCCGCGCGACCTCGTTCACGGTCGCGCAGGTGGTCAGAATGTCGTCTACTACCAGCACGCGCCGCCGCGCCACCTCGGTGGGATCACACACGGCGAAAGCGCCGCGCACGTTGGCGGCACGCTCGTCTACGTGCAGTGAGAACTGCGGGCGGGTGCGGCGCACGCGCCGCACGGCGCGCTCGGAGATTGGCACTTCGAG from the Chthonomonadales bacterium genome contains:
- a CDS encoding ABC transporter substrate-binding protein, with translation MAPASRARQARALAVACAILAGAVSMAGTAPLRVRDARGVTVTLARPPARIVSLTPGNTEILFALGLGPKVVGDTAYCDWPVAARKLPKVGDVNISIEKVIALRPDLILASASASRRAIAALERVRGYRSRVFAIDPQNFTELYGAIESIGAITDRAGAARRLVSRMRAGVTAVHRAALRDATRPRVLVVVQTKPLWVVGSHNFMDDIVTLAGGINVGRGSGKGFHPFSLERVIAARPDVLLVGADSAATIRSSPAWRAVRAVRRDAVHTAGMDDFGRPSPRLVEALLAVARALHPGAFRR
- a CDS encoding iron ABC transporter permease is translated as MNAARAERAPLRRPARHVPWPLAAAVVSVVLVVLLLLGAALGPEGVNVPGRQVALVVTSHVPGVRAWVRGVPTPEAEAIVWQVRLPRAASAALVGALLGMAGVALQGLLMNPLADPYTVGVSSGAAVGAALAEVTGFAALWLGFGGVGVAFATALAAVTLVYALARIGGRVSVHTFLLAGVVVGTFLWSLIPLLMVLADRAEDLQRVFFYLIGTLQGADWLRVGMLAPFAAASALLLGLWSRDLNLMTLGEETALHLGVSVESFKRRVLLVGSLATAAAVSVAGIIGFVGLVVPHVARRVVGPDHRALMPVAALLGAALLVAADMLVRVWLNDMPVGVVTAILGAPVFCLLLRRGRVAAW